Proteins from one uncultured Anaeromusa sp. genomic window:
- the fliQ gene encoding flagellar biosynthesis protein FliQ produces the protein MSADYAVELGRDALLMVMLVSAPMLGLGLLVGLLVSVFQATTQIQEQTLAFIPKIIAVFVAILIFGPWMLRLLMDYMQQLLLILPKLSH, from the coding sequence ATGTCGGCAGATTATGCTGTCGAATTGGGCCGGGACGCCCTGCTGATGGTAATGCTGGTATCGGCTCCTATGTTGGGCTTAGGGCTCCTGGTAGGCTTACTGGTTAGTGTGTTTCAGGCTACTACGCAAATTCAGGAGCAGACATTGGCGTTTATTCCTAAAATTATTGCCGTATTTGTGGCAATTTTGATCTTTGGGCCGTGGATGCTGCGTCTTTTGATGGACTATATGCAGCAATTGCTTTTGATACTGCCCAAACTGTCGCATTGA